The genomic DNA TGTGTGTTCCGGCGGCACCATTCGATTCAAACAGCACACGTACACTGCGCTAACATACCCGTATTCGCTCGTATTGCTGAAATTGTTtagcgtatcgccgctgtAAAACTGTAAAACCAATATTGAAAATCACCTTCTTATGGCTTTTATCCCTTTTCCATCTCCCTCAACAGTCAACGCCCGTCGGTTCGCTACAGACCGGTCATGAGGTCGTTGTTTCGCCAAACCGAGAAAGACATACACCAGCAAACAAGGTAAGATGGTTCGTTTGCATACCCTACTCTACTGTTCATTATGAGTTAACTCCCATCGGTCCTCCACGCGAGGGACCTTCTTCGTGTTTATGCGTTATGTATGTGATACAAGCAAAAGAAAGCGGTTATTGTTTGATTCTGTTTGATCATGAATCGATTCCCTATAACTGCACCATTAGTCTCATTCGGTGTTTAATGCGATTGCACACATCATTGcatcaccaacaaacaaaaaaccgttgTAAAATCGTCATCTGCATACTGTACTGTTTAGTTATGTTTGTGACAAACGAAGGATACACATACTATTAACAATAATTGCATCAATCAGCATTGTGGAGCCCCGCGAGCGATCCGCGTGTTGCGTGCGGCGGGGTATTGAGTTTATGTTCTGTCTTCTAACCAGCTCCTTGTTGTTTGTGCATCCAATAAAACCTCCCGTGTTCCTCCCCTTCATTGCATTTGTCCGTAATAAAACCCACTCAAGTTCTTTAACCAACGCTACGTCTAACTGCAAGTGGAACGGTGGAAAATCATATCATCTTCGGGTTTGACTAAAACAAGTCCTTGTAGCGTGTGTCTTCGGCCAATTCGTATGATGTATCTCCCTCCCCGCCATATAACATGCACTAGCCAAACGAGTAAACCCAAGGACATAATTTTCTCATCAgatcgtgtgtatgtgtgtgtgcgtgttcttTAGTGTTTTTCGTacaatattcttcttcttataaCAACTAGTACATCCCCTTGAAAGCCAACTGTGCTTTTGCTCTTTTGTGACCTTTGAAGATAAATTTAGGTTTTTGATTCCTACAATTTATACAGAAAAGAATTATTGAAATAGTAAAGgcaatattttttgttattgtaatTAGAATGACCAGAatatacaaaaatcccacatACACAATTCatagaagcacacacacaaatatcaATCACTGTGTGCGGCCAAAACGTATCACCAACCAAATGACATGCAAACAAACACTTGTACACTAAAGTTGTTAATAGATCTTTCGTACACAACTGACACTATTTCTGTGTTGGGAGTTACAATTTTTGccattattttccttttttttttgtgtatcaACAAACATTCATGTATTTTGAGTTGTTTTATACTGTTTTACTTTcgcatgttttgttttatcgttTGTGATTAGAATACACACGCGtatgttgcttttttctttggaGCTTAGTATGATAAACTATATTTGAACTGATTTATCTTTGGTTGACACCCCAGCGGCCAGCTCCggctgtttcctttttttttttgggagtttttattttccgttgGTTGTTTTCGACAATTTGTGTCCCTCTTTTTAACCCCACCACACTCATTGCTCCCACTCCTTACGGGAAATTGTACGCGAATTGAAATCTCTGTACACACAGACACGTTTGAACCAATTGCTTTCCAGCTCACTTGAATCACATTCACACCCACCTCCCAAATCCTTCGTGTCTTTTCCGGAACGTCCGTCGAATTCACTCCCAAAAGGTCAAGAGATATTTTTGGATCGCATCGCTGTTAGAATTTCGTTGCAAATAAACAGTCGCTCGATAGTTTGTATGTGCGTGATTTGAAGGTAAAAACCCACCTGTTAACCGAGAGCTAAGTGAGGGAGATGCTTATTACTTGGTAGTAGGATTAGACCAACGTGATTTGGACATTTCAATGAAACCAAGCTTCTGGAACAGCGTTCTCGATGCTACGTTCGCGTCTAGAATGTACGCAATCACTTCCGTACCATCGGCGTCGCTATCATTCTGCCAGGTTTCTATCATGCGAAGCACCCAAGCCTTCACCAGCACCGATGCTAGGCCTCGGCTTCGATGGGCAGGCTGGATGTAGAGATGAGCCAGCGCACCGTACTCGTTCGTCAGTATCCAACCGGCAAGTTGTCTTCTCGCGTTATCAGTATCATCTGACGTGTCTGTACTCGTTGTCAGCGCGAGTCCACCGTTCAGACGCAGCAAGGATCGATAGTATTCCTCCGAACCTGCGTAACGATGTGGCCATGTAGCGTTCACTTCATAGGCATCCGCTTCATCCAGTGGTAGCAATTCGTAACCCTCCGGAATGCTAAAACATTGAAGAGCAGTTTTGGTTGCATATTCAATTTGGTATCCAAGGCACAAACACGTACCTTACTTGCAGTCCGTTCGCTGTTTCACTGGGCAAACGGAAGAATGTAGAGTTGCGGAATTCTAGATGGGGTGCTTTCCGCTGCAGAACGCCCTGAAGCATCGTGTAGTGTTCTAACGCTACGCAACTAAATGCAGGATCACTGCTCCAATCGATCCGGCGCGTCTCCATAAGGGCACGCTTCAACGCGGACAGATCGTCTTGAAGCGTCCAGAGCACAACCGTTGGACACTGTTAGTTAGGAAGCGCAACAACACATTCATCACATCCCACTTTACAGCATAATTGAAAGCGCGTGTGCAAAACGTACCTTTTCTGCATCGGTAATTGCCACAAACGTGCCGGACGCTGTCAACTCGTGCCGATCGGTTCCGGCTAGCGTGAAGAACCGTTTCCACACGATGGGCGATACGGTCCAGGATGCGGGACGCGAGCGGATCGTTGCGCACCATCTCAGATGATTGTCAACGAACAGAAATGGCGCCAACGTGCCCGGTAGACCGCGACGGTAGCATTCTCGCAGCAATCTTATCTCAGCCTCACCAAGACTTCGCAGTGGATCAGGTGACTCCATGATGTGTGAATCGCGTCCTCACTACCGTACCGGTCGGTGGTCAACCGAGCACTGAATCGTACCTCCAGTATTACCACCTCAACCTAACGTTTCGTTCACGCTCGGCCTGGAGTGGATCACGTGGATTATTACTTGACAGAACCGAATCTTATCATCGGCATGCGTTATGCGCACTCGTTGACAGGAGAAAAGCGTCCACCGATATAAAAGCAACGTCCCATTTACTGATCTATCAGCTGTTTCCTACAGCAAgagatgaatgtgtgtgtatgtgtgtgaattGTTTTTCGTTGTGTTGTACTAGCGTGTAGTTAGTCTACGCGTCCGCCAGCATCTCTAGCCGTCTCAATCACAACACCTCTCAACTCTACTGGTGGTAATAATTCACATCCAATGTGTCGCTGTGTTTCTCCCTACAGGAAGGTGCTGACTTCTTCAGCTACTACGACGAGGAACTGAACGATGAGACAATTCAAATAGTTGAGGTTTGATACCTTTTTTTCAGGAACCGTGTTTTCCCATTCATTGTTCTCTCCATATTAGCGTTAGTAGCTGTCGTGTTTCAACGTTAGGAGGATTTATTTTCGGCTAGTTTTCATCCACCTGTGACGTCAATTTGACGGCTGTCTGATTTCGTGTTCCAGCGTTCAGTCTTGCAAAAAACCTAGAATATGGTTCCATTTCCTAggtttagtgtgtgtgtgtgtgtttcgtgttGAACATGTAGTAATTTGCAGCGCCCTCTAGCAGAAACCCTTTTGAAACACATAATCCCCCAATAGATGGCGCTAACAAAAACACGACCGTTCGATTCtacccttgtgtgtgtgttttcacgATGTTTGGGCAGGGTAGAGGTTGTTACACTACAAAAATGGCTTGTTTTAGTAACCCGGGTTTGATAAATGATTGTGTTCCTTTGAGCCCCTCATTCACTCTTCCATTTACGCTCTAGACATATCCTACCCTACCCTGAATCCAGTGCCAGTGTGATCGCGCGCAGTTTGAATGTTAGCTCAACATCTTGTGCTCTTTCACATATCACCCTCCGGGTAAAAATATTCCATCGCTCATGTATTCCTTCGCTACGATCTCGCAGATTAGCATAATCTCAACCGAAACCAGGCGCAATTTAATCACGATCTTcgttcccgtttttttctctcttctcttctctttttctccttATCGTGGCATATGCACTTATCACTGTGCCATTGGTGTGGGGcctttccgttttgtttttccaactTGCGCCACTCGTCGTATCGATATGCGTAATCGCCGCCGTGCAATCCAATAGCAGACGAATTCGAAAGGAGGTGTCGCCGCCTGGCCGGACGTGCCCAAGCAGACCGGAACGCTGGGAAACCTCACGCCGGCCGACCGACACGGCTCAGTTCAGGTATGTGTTTGTATTAAAACATGCGTCTCCTCCCGCCCCAAAGACCCACTAtttcccaaccaaccaaccaatcaaCAACGACCCACCCATATCCTTCGTACCGTTCATTCCCGGTATCCTTTTTGTTCGCTCCTAGGATTAAGCGTAAACATCGTGTGATCATGTGTTTCTgtgtttcttgttcttcttcttcttccgtaTCAAACACATACATTCCGTTCCGTTCTACTAGTGTTACTTGTCTGTGGTGTTGTGATTTCTCTACTCCCCCGTTCTGATTCTACCCTTAGCTCCTTAGCTCTAGTGTTGCTGGTAGTTCCGTTAATATACCCATCTTCCCATCTCTCTAGCCCGATGTTTTGGTAGTGCATCGGTATAGTTCTGTGTGTAGTACATCCTTCAACCTGTACGGATGGCTCCACTGTGTCCCGTTCCGTTGTTCCGTTCACCTGTGAACTCTTCTATGGCTCCCTTGagaccctctctctctctctctatcgctaCCAATTCTGTATGCTTCCTGTTCGATGTTCCAATGTTAGCGAATGAAAACTAGATTTTATtactgtgtatgtgtgtgtatatgtatgTGCGCATCTCCATCTTCCGTGGTTGATCATGCTGTGCTTCGCGCGCATTATCCTGGTTGTTGTATGTATCCGCACACGTTTGGTGAACAGTTTTGAACATACAGcgaatagagaaaaaaaaaactaaatcgaATCCTGATCGGTTGGGGTAAAACTTTGATTGCCTATGCCTTACTGGCTTTTGTGCCATTTacttttaaaagaaaatatgaTCTTAACATCTGTTCTTGTCGAACGGCGAAATCAAGGCAACAGGTGCAACAATTGCGTGTGTGAAGGACGAGATAGAGAATCCGATTGCGAgggttaaaattgtgtaaaggTAGTGTGGTGATCAGCGCTATCTATTAGTCAGACGCGGTATTCCTAGTGCCGCCAATAGTACTAACACTTCCTACTAACACACCGGTGACAGTTTTGTGTGGCATTCAAATGTTGTTAAAGTAATCTGATTATCTACCACCGTTTTATATATTCTGTTTCACTCTCAATGTTGATGAGATGCGCTGCCACAAATCATAACATTAATTATTAACCGCAAGGAAAACAATTTCGAGGATGTCCTCCTCGACGACTTACATTCGCTATTCATTCGTATCATCCATATTAATATTAAACCAAGTACCAAAGCCATCTATAAAACCTTTTATACAGTGACTACTAAAATAATCCCACTTTAATCTTTCCTAATAAACTGAACGACTCGTTcgtttgcaaataaaaatacaaacgaAAGACTTCCGTTAAAACGTGCCAGGTAAAGAAAAACCCGTTGCTTCACAGTAGTTAATATGTCTGTttactctttttttattaaactaaaaAAGCCCCCATGTCATGCCTATACAATACGCCAAACAGAACAAGCGTTTCATAGTCCTTCGTCAAAGTAAAGCTGCTCATCAAAATGGCACGAAATGACttgttttccgttccgttccgttccgtttttaATTTCGCGGTAGAAGGCTGTTTGCTCTTGCAGTAAAAGTATACTATGGTTGTATGGCGCTAtccgattgtttttttttttgagtagGTATTTTGTTACAATTAAGTAATTTTGTTACCGACACCATGCTGCCCGCGGTTTCATAACCCAGGCATAACGTTGTGCAGAGCAGAGAGCATAGTTTATTGCCCGAATCTCGTAAAAGCACCATCACTGATATCATCGTAGAATGATGGAAGCTAAGTGTCCCTtcccattttatttttttattgttttattttgggaTCCAAGTTTGCTGAGATGTAGAAAGCAGCATGATGTCCTGTGTTTTTAAAGCATTTCTATTAATAAAACGACTTGGGGCGATGGGGCGCATGAAGCACGTTTCTGGTCTGGTCTGGACAGTGAAAGTGAACTTTACGTTTCCCCCGTTTCCACTccaatttatttacttacaCAAACTTCCCGCTccttgcaccaccaccacccacccaACACCTACCACCATCTCAAACCCGGCGGACACTTTCCTTCTGAATGCGTCCTGGCGTGGTTTTGTCTTTAATCTGTTTACTGTTCGAATACTATCCGTTACCTTACTCACGATTTACCTTGACGCAGCTGACTATCTTATTTTTGGTCGTTTATGTTCTACTATTTTGCCTTGATATGCTCTACATACTGATTTCAAGGTACTTGAATGGTGTGCTTTACTTAGATagagaatttttaaaagaaaagcagTGTTTCATATTTCTTGCAAAACTCAAATTTCCCGACACTATCGAACGTCACTCAGTAGATAGTGTGGCCACACCTCAATATAGATCACCGCCTTGGAGTTGGCACAAGATACTGCTGGACGCAGCAGTAACGTTAGATAGAGATAGCGAGCTTTCGATAATGAGCAGTAGAGTGTTTTTGGTTTGCGAACAAGCATGGAATTTGATTTCGCTCTTGCAGTGCCCattattttgtacaataatgTATATACAAGTTTCTTGCAATGCTTGGGGAAACAGGCTGGGAAAGACAGAGTAACTTTGATATGATATGACCTAATGGAACGTTATTATGCTACTAACATTAATATGTTTTGTCGTGAGTAGAATTGCATTAACACAAGTGCTTGTATGTATTGGAGTAAGCTATTTAAACCCcctcaatttaaatttgattatgCTTATCTATCTGCTGAAGGAAGCGTTGAATCAACCTAACAACCTACCAAAACAGATTGGGAGACTGAGTGCCTAAATATTACTAGAAGAAtctgttaacatttttcaaagACTGTATAGGCCCATATCTCTTCCCTTGTTTCGTTATCTTGAACGATGTAACTTCTCCCCACCACCGCCATATGCTTTACaatatgttttaaattaattttgtttttgctaaacgatttccatttccaccaaTTGGCACATTAATTATAATCACACTCGTACaaaacccgcacacacacacgatcgcaCCTTCAAGCTCTTTACAAGTGCAACGGAACTATGGCTTTTCCGTGCTCGCTTGCCCTAACCGATACTCTTTCCCGAGAAGAGAAAGAATCAATTACTAACAAAATGCACCAACAAGTTGCACCTAACCAGCCAGGAAGTGATGCAAAATATATGTACCATATTGCACCTTTCGTTTGCGGATGTACTACACTTCCACGTGTTTCTCTTTCGCTACCACGGAATGCTCCCAATCTCTCTCACAGCGTGTGCGTATTTGTGCATTACTAGATCTATGTTTCATTCGCTTCCACTTAATATCGTAAGCCTCTCACCCTATGTTTCGCCGCCGTCGCACCGTTACTTCTCACACCGTGTTTGTTGCATCACAGTACAATCCGTAGACTTGTTGTTTcttactactaccactactgtTCAAAATTTCCTCCCCCATTTGCTCTACACTGCTGCTGTTCATCCCGAACGGTGTTTAGAATAGCGTTTAGAGACATACTTTACATACTTTAATATGTTGCAGAAGAAAACGTGAACTAATAATAACTAATATactgttctgtttctttttctctcctgGATTTATCGGACATTCATTTATAACTAGGTCGTGAGCTCAACCAATGGAGAGTTAAATGCAGATGATCCTACCGCCGGACATTCGAACACACCGATCACACAGCAGCCGGAGGTGGAGCTGGTTGACGAAACAAAGTGAGTATTACAAGGGGGGGAAGGTTAAAGTTGGTTTGCATACTTGCAGGCGCTTTAAGAATGTTTCTCTGCTGCcgtcatcagcatcagcagcgagCTTGGAAGAAATCTTTCCAGATACgctcgtatgtgtgtgagtgtgtgttgttaGAACGCGTGCCCGCTTCAAGAAGGAAAATTGATCCTAAATTTAATCATCTTTCCCGCGCTGTTGTAATCCTACGTTGTTAGGCATACGATAAGAAGCAGAAGTGCTTTACTTACTTAAGGCGAAAgcgaaagaggaaaaaagggactATTAAAAGAAGCTTCCCTTTCTTCTGAATGATGAAGCTGAGTGAGGGTGGTCGTACCGAAAATTAGCTACTAGCTAGAGCAGCTACTAAACTCACATCCTAAGACCCGGAGCGTCCTCACGCTCTTGATCCACGCTTTTGCCGAGTGGAGTAGATCCAAGCAAAAGACGGCGAGCTTGTATTTGGTAACATAATaccacatgtgtgtgtgtgtgtgtgtgtgtgtcgggagGCATGACTGAAGCAGCTTTTTCACCCCGAAGCATTACACCGTCGTTGTGCGCGATGTAAGCTGCCTAGCGAACAGTGATAGGTTCGTTTCGTTCTctgcttttttgttcgttaGGTTCAGCTGCGTGATTAGCATATCGTTTCAGCGAACTTGAAATCCAGATCACATCGCGTTCAGTTGTGCCCCATTGCTCTTGCCCGCCGTCTCGCCCGGTGAAGCGATATTGTACTCTAGGATAGGAGAAAGCCCCGTTCCCAAGAACCATCGCCAACGGTTCTACATCGCATCAAATCATCTCCTAGCTGCCTGTCGTGGGTGTACGGACGCGCCAAAGGGGGGGAGATATGCTTTTGGTGCTTTTCCTCCCCATGATATGTTGGGATGTCGCGCTTTTTCATCTACCGACGGTAAatacgcgcgcgcgtgttCCGTATGATGAGTTTATTTGTGGAAAATGGAATCTGATTTTCTGGCTGCCTTCCTATCGCAAGTGCTGGGAGCGAGGGAGTTGGGCAATTGTATTGAGCATCATATCATGTATATGTGAAGGATGGTTCGAAAATAGCCCACGCCGGATGTTCTAGTTAGATCAGCTATCGTGGTACGTCAATTTAGGGACTCTTCGTTAGAGGATAATTTAGTAACTTTAGTAAGACGATGTTAATAGGAAAAAAACtgattgtaaatatttttgacCTTATCTGATCGGCATCcactcccttttttttcttcttccagaTGTTGCTGTTTCTTTaaacgaaagaagaagaaatcatCCCGTCAGAAATGACTAGAAGCAGTGCAATGCAGCCCGGAGCGCGAAGCCGTGAAGCTTCTTCGCGCCACCTCCCACTCCAACTCGCGGGACAGCGTGTTAAACCCGAGTCAGGACTACATCCAGGCCTCGTCGCAGCATACGATCCGCTACCCATCGACCTCCGTGCTGGCCTCGACaccaacgccatcacttcCATTGTAATGTATTTGCGTTCAAGAAACAAGTCGCGTGTGTcggctgtgtgtttgtttttcggtttttccGTTGTTGTTGGGTTCCGTTTCCATTTTGGGTTTTCAtcgttttcttcctccttttttttttgttggtttttcttACTCTCAGTTTACGGTTAccgtttctctctctttggTTTTACGCGTGCCCTAATTTCAAACCCCGTTTTTGGTTGTGTCTgtgcgagtgtgcgtgtgtacagCATAGCATTTAAAAGCAGCGAAATTGCGAACCATTCTTAAGTTTTACGCGACATCCATGCACAACACTGCACGCTTAGAGAAGCAAATCAAACGCTGCAAATGGATGGAAAGTTTCCACCACACCGTCTCTCACACATTGCCCACAACCCCATCTAGCAAAGCAAGTTTCCGTTTTGTGTGTAATAATTCGTATCTGAACGAAACACAAACTACAAAccgtggagagagagagggagagaaagagaagaagaagttccGTTT from Anopheles stephensi strain Indian chromosome 2, UCI_ANSTEP_V1.0, whole genome shotgun sequence includes the following:
- the LOC118507010 gene encoding uncharacterized protein LOC118507010 yields the protein MESPDPLRSLGEAEIRLLRECYRRGLPGTLAPFLFVDNHLRWCATIRSRPASWTVSPIVWKRFFTLAGTDRHELTASGTFVAITDAEKCPTVVLWTLQDDLSALKRALMETRRIDWSSDPAFSCVALEHYTMLQGVLQRKAPHLEFRNSTFFRLPSETANGLQVSIPEGYELLPLDEADAYEVNATWPHRYAGSEEYYRSLLRLNGGLALTTSTDTSDDTDNARRQLAGWILTNEYGALAHLYIQPAHRSRGLASVLVKAWVLRMIETWQNDSDADGTEVIAYILDANVASRTLFQKLGFIEMSKSRWSNPTTK